One window from the genome of Drosophila albomicans strain 15112-1751.03 chromosome 2L, ASM965048v2, whole genome shotgun sequence encodes:
- the LOC117564020 gene encoding C-type lectin 37Db-like: MKIVLFSILIAVLAVQKCQANCQELRELESTCGRYCFKSLHPILEHTRILQSRISYLEAIEDSKTQEKLENIERLLHKTIDPIQALPFERIGSKYYYIEHDDEVNWFKAAHKCAELGGHLAHLQNEHDLEVLSGKLKHKYYWIDINDLANESEYISLTSGLKAPFLKWFSPGEPNDANSNEDCVQLREVDNIYTMNDISCYDKCHFICEKNKP, encoded by the exons atgaaAATCGTTTTATTTTCGATATTGATCGCAGTACTTGCCGTGCAAAAGTGCCAAGCA AACTGCCAAGAATTGCGAGAGCTTGAATCAACTTGTGGTCGTTATTGTTTTAAGTCGTTGCATCCGATCTTGGAGCACACTCGTATCTTGCAGAGCAGAATCAGTTACTTGGAAGCTATTGAGGACTCCAAGACTCAAGagaaattggaaaatattgAGCGTCTATTACATAAAACTATCGATCCAATTCAAGCATTGCCATTTGAGAGAATTGGTTCGAAGTATTACTATATTGAGCATGACGACGAGGTGAATTGGTTCAAGGCTGCACACAAATGCGCCGAGTTAGGTGGACATTTGGCGCATCTTCAAAATGAGCATGATCTTGAGGTATTAAGTGGGAAGTTAAAGCACAAATATTACTGGATCGATATTAATGATTTGGCCAACGAAAGTGAATATATTTCACTGACGTCTGGATTAAAGGCGCCATTCTTAAAATGGTTTTCTCCTGGTGAACCCAACGATGCAAACTCCAACGAAGATTGCGTGCAGTTGCGTGAGGTGGATAATATCTATACGATGAATGATATTTCTTGCTATGATAAGTGTCACTTCATATGCGAGAAGAACAAGCCGTAA